From Salvelinus sp. IW2-2015 linkage group LG33, ASM291031v2, whole genome shotgun sequence, one genomic window encodes:
- the LOC111957714 gene encoding chronophin produces MAGARAFGFKECRKIGGSQIRNLLNAKDFFLFDCDGVIWHGEKAITGAPKVVSSLIKHGKNVFFVTNNCTRPRENYVNKFLRLGFTDVMQEQIFSSSYCSALYLRDVAKVQGKVFVIGGEGVRNELLQAGIPFVGDEDAPDGTIFNCALASDVKAVLVGHDDKFTFLKLAKASCYLRDPECLFLATDVDPWHPLQDGRILPGSGCLTAALEVATGRKAMVIGKPSPFMFECISSQFRVDPAQCLMVGDRLETDMLFGANCGLDTMLTLTGISQMKTAQEYRDSDHSTNQSFVPDYVVDTIADFLPAFEN; encoded by the exons ATGGCCGGCGCACGCGCCTTCGGCTTCAAGGAATGTCGGAAGATTGGAGGCTCTCAAATAAGAAATCTGCTTAATGCAAAAGATTTCTTCCTTTTCGATTGCGATGGCGTGATATGGCACGGAGAAAAGGCAATAACTGGTGCCCCTAAGGTGGTGAGTTCTTTGATCAAACACGGCAAAAACGTGTTTTTCGTTACAAACAATTGCACTAGGCCACGTGAGAATTACGTGAACAAGTTCCTCCGTCTGGGCTTTACTGATGTTATGCAAGAGCAGATATTCAGCTCCTCGTATTGTTCGGCGCTTTACCTGAGAGATGTCGCTAAGGTGCAAGGTAAGGTGTTTGTCATCGGCGGCGAGGGAGTGCGTAATGAACTGTTACAGGCTGGCATTCCTTTCGTTGGTGACGAAGACGCGCCTGACGGCACTATATTTAACTGCGCATTGGCCTCGGATGTCAAAGCGGTCCTTGTTGGACATGATGACAAGTTTACCTTCCTTAAATTGGCCAAAGCCTCCTGCTATTTGCGGGATCCAGAGTGTCTGTTTTTGGCCACTGATGTGGACCCCTGGCACCCGCTGCAAGATGGAAGGATATTGCCAG gttctGGATGTCTGACAGCAGCGCTGGAAGTGGCCACAGGTCGGAAGGCCATGGTGATAGGCAAGCCCAGCCCCTTCATGTTTGAGTGCATCTCCAGCCAGTTCAGAGTGGACCCAGCCCAGTGCCTGATGGTGGGTGACCGCCTGGAGACAGACATGCTGTTTGGGGCCAACTGTGGCCTGGATACCATGCTTACACTCACAGGGATCTCTCAGATGAAGACAGCCCAGGAGTACAGAGACAGTGATCACTCCACAAATCAGAGCTTTGTACCAGACTATGTAGTTGATACTATTGCTGACTTCTTACCTGCTTTTGAGAACTGA
- the kgd4 gene encoding alpha-ketoglutarate dehydrogenase component 4 isoform X2, whose protein sequence is MGGKVSSKMAAVGRVVQAVKPHAPLIKFPNREGVPRPNVQEALKTLAVSSPSPPPLVVQLPLSRPPGPLARLPGTPDSLATVKKLPQRYRRRALEAEEMDYIQRGGPE, encoded by the exons ATGGGGGGCAAAGTCAGTAGCAAAATGGCGGCTGTTGGGCGGGTTGTACAG GCTGTGAAACCTCATGCTCCACTAATCAAGTTTCCCAACAGAGAGGGGGTACCCAGGCCGAATG TCCAAGAGGCTCTTAAAACATTAGCAGTCAGCTCTCCTAGTCCACCTCCACTTGTAGTTCAGCTGCCGTTATCAAGACCCCCTGGACCTCTCGCTCGACTCCCTGGAACCCCCGACAGCTTGGCCACAGTGAAGAAACTCCCCCAAAGATACCGCAGGAGAGCACTGGAAGCAGAAGAGATGGACTATATTCAG CGTGGTGGACCAGAGTGA
- the kgd4 gene encoding alpha-ketoglutarate dehydrogenase component 4 isoform X1: MGGKVSSKMAAVGRVVQVXLSNWVIYRSATTLVTQAVKPHAPLIKFPNREGVPRPNVQEALKTLAVSSPSPPPLVVQLPLSRPPGPLARLPGTPDSLATVKKLPQRYRRRALEAEEMDYIQRGGPE; the protein is encoded by the exons ATGGGGGGCAAAGTCAGTAGCAAAATGGCGGCTGTTGGGCGGGTTGTACAGGTARGCTTGTCTAACTGGGTAATTTATCGCTCTGCAACAACTCTTGTCACTCAA GCTGTGAAACCTCATGCTCCACTAATCAAGTTTCCCAACAGAGAGGGGGTACCCAGGCCGAATG TCCAAGAGGCTCTTAAAACATTAGCAGTCAGCTCTCCTAGTCCACCTCCACTTGTAGTTCAGCTGCCGTTATCAAGACCCCCTGGACCTCTCGCTCGACTCCCTGGAACCCCCGACAGCTTGGCCACAGTGAAGAAACTCCCCCAAAGATACCGCAGGAGAGCACTGGAAGCAGAAGAGATGGACTATATTCAG CGTGGTGGACCAGAGTGA